A genomic segment from Aegilops tauschii subsp. strangulata cultivar AL8/78 chromosome 1, Aet v6.0, whole genome shotgun sequence encodes:
- the LOC109766048 gene encoding rust resistance kinase Lr10, with protein sequence MSKLLVIALLLLPLINNGIYLAMAWDDQDFFKYCPPSKCSQHGPEVRFPFCLESSNTSAAAAASCGCSGTGGLTRMLACSGQDTILVHPVLGSYSVSAIDYRHSSVKLIPLVDPCLVLQQNLVISRNWSSRQVDVIDGMQLPDRDRQFSIWSNSNANLVCCSSEFTPAAAHADSIAGPVSCLSNTTHFFYLVDGYEGMSILPLDCKVFPVSDGIGGRLIPMYKFGERISDTFLSSSFKESAERMLSFAEMTVYWYYYLHCMLCELSGQRCAFSSQRNEQFCMPDPHGSRIKVIAATSSVAAFVVLLVTVATVLYFSLKTRYNAEIHMRVEMFLKTYGASKPTRYTFSEVKKMARRFKEKVGQGGFGTVYKGELPNGVPVAVKMLENSTGEGEAFINEVATIGLIHHANIVQLLGFCSEGMRRALIYEFMPNESLEKYIFSDDPNIFQNLLVPEKLPDIALGIARGMEYLHQGCNQRILHFDIKPHNILLDYNFNPKISDFGLAKLCARDQSIVTLTAARGTMGYIAPELYSRNFGGVSYKSDVYSFGMLVLEMVSGRRNSDPRIGSQDDVYLPEWIYEKVINGEELALTLEATEEEKEKVRQLAIVALWCIQWNPRNRPSMTKVVNMLTGRLQSLQMPPKPFVSSENELMP encoded by the exons ATGAGTAAATTACTTGTCATAGCCCTCCTGCTGCTGCCTCTGATCAACAATGGAATCTACTTGGCCATGGCATGGGATGATCAAGATTTCTTCAAATACTGCCCACCTTCCAAGTGCAGCCAACATGGCCCAGAGGTCAGGTTTCCTTTCTGCCTTGAATCCAGCAAtacatcagcagcagcagcagcatcatGTGGATGTAGCGGCACCGGCGGATTAACCAGGATGTTAGCATGCTCTGGTCAAGACACCATCCTAGTTCACCCAGTTCTTGGCTCATACAGTGTCAGTGCCATAGATTACAGACATTCTTCGGTGAAGCTCATCCCACTTGTAGACCCCTGTTTGGTGCTACAGCAGAACCTCGTCATCTCCAGAAACTGGTCGTCTCGACAAGTTGATGTTATCGACGGCATGCAGCTGCCTGATCGTGATCGGCAATTCTCAATTTGGTCAAATAGCAATGCAAACCTGGTATGCTGTTCAAGTGAGTTCACACCTGCTGCTGCACATGCCGATAGCATCGCAGGCCCAGTCTCCTGCCTTAGCAACACAACCCACTTCTTTTATTTGGTGGATGGTTATGAAGGCATGTCCATTCTTCCATTGGACTGCAAGGTTTTCCCAGTCTCAGATGGCATCGGTGGCCGCCTGATACCCATGTATAAATTTGGGGAACGGATATCAGACACATTCTTGTCATCGTCCTTTAAGGAAAGCGCAGAAAGAATGCTCAGTTTTGCTGAGATGACAGTGTATTGGTACTATTATTTGCATTGCATGCTATGTGAACTCAGTGGGCAACGCTGCGCGTTCAGCTCACAAAGGAATGAACAATTCTGCATGCCTGACCCTCATG GTTCACGTATCAAAGTCATTGCAG CTACATCATCGGTGGCCGCATTTGTCGTTCTTTTGGTGACGGTGGCCACTGTGCTTTATTTTTCACTCAAGACAAGATATAATGCGGAGATACACATGAGGGTCGAAATGTTTCTCAAGACATATGGAGCATCGAAACCCACGAGGTACACTTTCTCTGAAGTTAAGAAGATGGCAAGACGGTTTAAGGAAAAAGTAGGGCAGGGAGGATTTGGGACTGTATACAAAGGCGAGCTGCCAAATGGAGTGCCCGTGGCAGTCAAGATGCTAGAGAACTCTACAGGAGAGGGAGAAGCATTCATCAATGAAGTTGCAACCATCGGACTTATCCATCATGCCAATATTGTCCAACTCCTCGGATTTTGTTCCGAAGGAATGAGACGGGCTCTTATTTATGAATTCATGCCTAATGAGTCATTGGAGAAATACATATTCTCTGATGACCCTAATATTTTTCAGAATCTTCTAGTACCAGAGAAGCTCCCAGATATTGCTTTAGGCATCGCCCGAGGAATGGAATACTTGCATCAAGGGTGCAACCAGCGCATCCTCCACTTTGACATTAAGCCTCACAATATCCTGCTGGACTACAACTTCAATCCAAAGATCTCAGACTTTGGCCTGGCGAAGTTGTGTGCAAGGGACCAAAGCATCGTCACCTTAACAGCGGCAAGAGGCACAATGGGCTACATTGCACCAGAGCTATATTCTCGGAACTTTGGGGGAGTATCGTACAAGTCAGACGTGTACAGTTTCGGCATGCTGGTGCTAGAAATGGTGAGCGGGAGGAGGAATTCAGACCCAAGAATCGGGAGCCAGGACGATGTTTACCTCCCTGAGTGGATCTACGAGAAAGTGATCAATGGGGAGGAGTTGGCGCTTACTTTGGAAGCGACTGAAGAAGAGAAAGAAAAGGTGAGGCAGCTGGCTATTGTCGCACTGTGGTGTATCCAGTGGAACCCAAGAAACCGGCCGTCGATGACGAAGGTCGTTAACATGCTAACTGGGAGGCTTCAGAGTCTGCAGATGCCACCAAAGCCTTTCGTCTCATCTGAGAATGAACTTATGCCATAA
- the LOC109766053 gene encoding protein trichome birefringence-like 8, translating into MRARDVPVPSILLILFALSVVVTQAPFFRARRLISDDGGGRATACTKDAATCDCDYSDGKWVRSRSTDAMPYGEDCPFLDPGFRCVQNGRNDSSFRHWRWQPRRGSCHLPKFNATDMLERSRNGRIVFVGDSIGRNQWESMLCMLAAAVPAGSRIYEQFGKPLSRHKGYLSMVFADYNLSVEYYRAPMLVMVDRLPPASDGAIKRAIRLDALPRHAARWAGADVLILNTGHWWNLHKTIKSGNYFTVGDRFNMTIDIKEAFRQSLQTVKDWALTNPRLSKSSYIFFRSYSPSHYGNGTWDTGGSCADQWDPLTMITSESDQHEHLWINTMISSAAQSMRRRHGMNKDAVFLNITYMTGMRGDGHPSRHREPETPSDAPEDCSHWCLPGVPDTWNQMMYGHLVSMGYDMRSIKR; encoded by the exons ATGCGTGCTAGAGATGTTCCAGTCCCCTCCATTTTGCTCATCCTCTTTGCGCTCTCCGTCGTCGTCACGCAGGCGCCCTTCTTCCGGGCTCGGCGCCTGATTAGCGATGACGGCGGTGGCCGCGCTACGGCTTGCACCAAGGACGCCGCCACCTGTGACTGCGATTACTCTGATGGGAAATGGGTGAGGAGCCGCTCCACTGATGCTATGCCATACGGGGAGGACTGCCCGTTCCTCGACCCCGGCTTCCGCTGCGTGCAAAATGGGCGGAATGACTCGTCCTTTCGACACTGGCGTTGGCAACCTCGCCGCGGCAGCTGCCACCTCCCTAA GTTCAATGCGACGGATATGCTGGAGAGGAGCCGGAACGGCCGGATCGTGTTCGTCGGTGACTCCATTGGCCGCAACCAGTGGGAGTCCATGTTGTGcatgctcgccgccgccgtgccggccGGTTCGAGGATATACGAGCAGTTTGGGAAGCCTCTGAGCCGGCACAAAGGCTATCTCTCCATGGTCTTTGCGGACTACAACCTCTCCGTGGAGTACTACCGCGCACCAATGCTCGTCATGGTTGATCGCCTCCCTCCGGCGAGCGATGGCGCCATCAAGAGGGCCATCCGACTTGACGCACTACCACGGCATGCTGCCCGCTGGGCTGGCGCTGACGTGCTCATCCTCAACACGGGCCACTGGTGGAACCTACACAAGACCATCAAATC TGGAAACTATTTCACGGTGGGCGATCGGTTCAACATGACAATAGACATTAAGGAAGCATTCCGACAGTCTCTCCAGACGGTGAAAGATTGGGCACTAACCAATCCACGACTCTCCAAGAGCAGCTACATCTTCTTTAGGAGCTATTCTCCATCGCACTACGGCAACGGGACATGGGACACAGGTGGCTCTTGCGCGGACCAATGGGATCCGCTAACGATGATTACCAGTGAGAGTGACCAGCATGAGCACTTGTGGATCAACACAATGATCTCAAGTGCGGCACAGAGCATGAGGAGACGGCATGGGATGAACAAAGATGCGGTTTTCTTGAACATAACGTACATGACGGGCATGAGGGGGGACGGGCACCCGTCGCGGCACCGGGAGCCCGAGACGCCATCAGATGCGCCAGAGGATTGCAGCCACTGGTGCCTGCCAGGGGTCCCGGACACGTGGAACCAGATGATGTACGGACACCTCGTGTCCATGGGATATGACATGAGGTCAATTAAAAGATAG